In Solea senegalensis isolate Sse05_10M linkage group LG18, IFAPA_SoseM_1, whole genome shotgun sequence, a single window of DNA contains:
- the si:ch211-183d21.1 gene encoding uncharacterized protein si:ch211-183d21.1 isoform X1, whose translation MRGAAEDTKLNFTRIIPHGWRCFFHAERGGFGRCSEERSGHYRASENLLETMWLTLACAACLCLLVAVSGEPCLIISEVNADNPRLDTTEFVELYHTSGQRASLDGYTLVFYNGNGNVAYKVLDLKGHSTDDRGFFLVGSVDMLPKPAILLPPNTVQNGPDAIVLYHTSAARYSEKMNVTSAGMVDAIVYMTRRTGGAEFLAETLTPGEPAFVEDETALEGDESIERCLLSEDRWGFQVSSPSPGQRNNCTPPAAPATSPVITELKLGGGQVDGFVELTDAPAAVPLVLVVLDGKTDRVSVSVDVKVETSWNSLISVTIEKKYMKGDESGAVAIYSGRASDFPVGSPLSQLQPLDAFVFAGPGDKPSANLTETLIPGRQPYQLSNSLREGGFYLSRCGVASWSRDPGVFWEAPQTPGLPNQCPWPKICPHSSVIPGGSDSLPHLPPWGNSDFLINELNTDTPGAAEDGEYIELWHPSGRRVSLQGIWILLFSVHNNKPYREISLSGHFTTSKGYFLLGSDRLVPAPSLRLPPNTIQNGPDAVALYRSPFGPPSAAQRGIPTKGLLDAVVYRQRGSDKKAQELSKALTPGQLPLLEDPEVLPGDESLSRCRGLYPYDLSAFSVAPPTPLRENSCPRPPPAPEGVVISEVASGHWTNHSLQRAFVELHGPPMTDLRGLVLSVFDQERSGTVIALPLTGSIDQDGVYIVGNVTGADQIFPEGSTVPARGAVVLCYDLFSVCRAGTALTNSSLRDVLVFSESQQLLSSLSTTRGRQVIPAVRSVEDGAVSLSRCSCCEVRSPSSWTSSSPTPHSTNLCPSPAFSSQIDLCLGPLSTDWQEQSGDCSGALIQGRRVADVADYLERRCHCGISALYLQGANFSCVSGWLRVWGNIHALSDHQKALIIQTSHTNPSLTQGDLCSAPTTDRYTSTASTLGLQIGLIIAVLLLLGLGAALFTYFYRRRRPLDYYTMELSEHAEGLSDL comes from the exons ATGAGAGGAGCGGCGGAGGACACAAAACTAAACTTTACTCGCATTATTCCACACGGGTGGAGGTGTTTTTTTCACGCTGAACGCGGAGGTTTCGGACGGTGCAGCGAGGAGCGCAGCGGACATTACA GAGCTTCAGAGAATCTGTTGGAAACCATGTGGCTAACGTTAGCCTGCGCCGCCTGTCTCTGCCTGTTGGTGGCAGTCAGCGGCGAGCCCTGCCTCATCATCAGCGAGGTCAACGCCGACAACCCGCGCCTGGACACCACCGAGTTTGTGGAGCTGTATCACACCAGCGGACAGCGCGCCTCGCTGGACGGCTACACCCTCGTCTTCTACAACGGGAACGGAAATGTCGCCTACAAGGTGCTGGACCTCAAAGGCCACAGCACAGACGACCGAGGGTTTTTCCTGGTGGGCTCCGTGGACATGCTGCCCAAACCCGCCATCCTCCTGCCCCCGAACACGGTGCAGAACGGCCCGGACGCCATCGTCCTCTACCACACGTCTGCTGCCCGCTACAGCGAGAAGATGAACGTCACCTCTGCGGGAATGGTCGACGCCATCGTGTACATGACTCGCCGCACCGGGGGCGCGGAGTTCCTCGCCGAAACCCTGACGCCCGGAGAACCCGCCTTCGTTGAAGACGAGACGGCACTGGAGGGGGACGAGTCCATCGAGAGATGCCTGCTGTCCGAGGATCGCTGGGGCTTCCAGGTGTCCTCGCCGTCCCCCGGTCAGCGCAACAACTGCACGCCACCCGCTGCCCCGGCAACCAGCCCTGTCATCACTGAGCTGAAGCTGGGAGGAGGACAGGTGGACGGGTTTGTGGAGCTGACGGACGCTCCTGCCGCTGTTCCTctggtgctggtggtgctggaCGGGAAAACGGACCGGGTCAGCGTGAGCGTGGACGTGAAGGTGGAGACATCCTGGAACTCTTTGATCTCCGTGACCATCGAGAAGAAGTACATGAAAG GTGATGAGTCCGGCGCAGTGGCCATTTACAGCGGCAGAGCTTCAGACTTCCCCGTGGGCAGCCCCCTCAGCCAGTTACAGCCTCTGGATGCGTTTGTGTTTGCTGGACCTGGAGACAAGCCCAGTGCCAACCTCACGGAGACGCTCATCCCGGGCAGGCAGCCGTACCAACTCAGCAACAG tttgagaGAAGGAGGTTTCTATCTGAGTCGCTGTGGCGTTGCCTCCTGGTCCAGAGATCCTGGCGTCTTCTGGGAGGCTCCACAAACCCCTGGACTGCCCAACCAGTGTCCCTGGCCAAAGATCTGCCCTCACAGTAGTG TGATCCCAGGAGGCTCAGACTCACTGCCTCACCTCCCTCCGTGGGGGAACAGTGACTTCCTGATCAACGAGCTAAACACGGACACACCAGGTGCTGCCGAGGACGGCGAGTACATCGAGCTCTGGCACCCGTCAGGGCGCCGGGTGTCCCTGCAGGGGATCTGGATCCTGCTGTTCAGCGTGCACAACAACAAACCGTACAGGGAGATCAGCCTGAGTGGACACTTCACCACCTCTAAGGGCTACTTCCTGTTGGGCAGTGACCGGTTGGTGCCAGCGCCGTCGCTTCGCCTGCCTCCCAACACCATCCAGAATGGGCCGGACGCCGTGGCTCTGTACCGCAGCCCTTTTGGCCCGCCGTCGGCTGCACAGAGGGGGATTCCCACTAAAGGCCTGCTGGATGCAGTGGTGTACCGGCAGAGGGGGTCAGACAAAAAGGCGCAGGAGTTGAGCAAAGCTCTGACCCCGGGACAGCTGCCTCTGTTGGAGGATCCGGAAGTTCTGCCCGGGGATGAGTCTCTGAGCCGCTGCAGAGGCCTTTACCCGTACGACCTGTCTGCTTTTTCA GTGGCTCCGCCCACGCCCCTGAGAGAGAACAGCTGTCCTCGTCCGCCGCCTGCCCCCGAGGGCGTGGTCATCAGCGAGGTGGCCAGCGGCCACTGGACCAATCACAGCCTGCAGAGGGCGTTTGTGGAGCTGCACGGGCCTCCAATGACGGACCTGCGAGGCCTGGTGCTGTCCGTGTTTGACCAGGAGCGCAGTGGCACCGTCATCGCCCTGCCGCTGACCGGATCTATCGATCAGGATGGAGTTTACATCGTTGGCAATGTCACTGGAGCAG ATCAGATTTTCCCAGAGGGCTCCACGGTGCCGGCGCGGGGAGCGGTCGTCCTGTGCTACGACCTGTTCAGCGTCTGCAGAGCCGGCACCGCTCTCACCAACTCCAGCCTCAGAGACGTGCTGGTGTTCAGTGAAAGCCAGcagctgctctcctctctgtccaccACCAGAGGGAGACAAGTGATCCCAGCTGTCAG GTCGGTGGAAGACGGCGCCGTCTCGCTCAGTCGCTGTTCGTGCTGTGAAGTGAGAAGCCCCTCCTCCTGGACAAGCTCCTCCCCCACGCCTCACAGCACCAACCTCTGCCCGAGCCCGGCCTTTTCGAGTCAAATTGACCTTTGCCTCGGCCCGCTGTCCACGGACTGGCAGGAGCAGTCGGGAG ACTGCAGCGGCGCTCTGATCCAGGGAAGGAGAGTTGCTGATGTGGCCGACTACCTGGAGAGGAGGTGTCACTGTGGCATCTCTGCGCTGTATCTCCAAG GAGCCAACTTTTCATGTGTGTCCGGGTGGCTGCGAGTGTGGGGGAACATCCACGCGCTGTCCGACCATCAGAAGGCCCTGATCATCCAGACGTCGCACACGAACCCTTCATTGACTCAGGGagacctctgctctgctcccaCCACGGATCGATACACCAGCACag CCTCGACCCTGGGTTTACAGATAGGCCTGATAATcgccgtgctgctgctgctcggacTCGGAGCTGCTCTCTTCACATATTTCTACAGGAGGAG GCGTCCTCTGGACTATTACACCATGGAGCTGAGTGAGCATGCGGAGGGTCTGTCCGATCTATAA
- the si:ch211-183d21.1 gene encoding uncharacterized protein si:ch211-183d21.1 isoform X2 → MWLTLACAACLCLLVAVSGEPCLIISEVNADNPRLDTTEFVELYHTSGQRASLDGYTLVFYNGNGNVAYKVLDLKGHSTDDRGFFLVGSVDMLPKPAILLPPNTVQNGPDAIVLYHTSAARYSEKMNVTSAGMVDAIVYMTRRTGGAEFLAETLTPGEPAFVEDETALEGDESIERCLLSEDRWGFQVSSPSPGQRNNCTPPAAPATSPVITELKLGGGQVDGFVELTDAPAAVPLVLVVLDGKTDRVSVSVDVKVETSWNSLISVTIEKKYMKGDESGAVAIYSGRASDFPVGSPLSQLQPLDAFVFAGPGDKPSANLTETLIPGRQPYQLSNSLREGGFYLSRCGVASWSRDPGVFWEAPQTPGLPNQCPWPKICPHSSVIPGGSDSLPHLPPWGNSDFLINELNTDTPGAAEDGEYIELWHPSGRRVSLQGIWILLFSVHNNKPYREISLSGHFTTSKGYFLLGSDRLVPAPSLRLPPNTIQNGPDAVALYRSPFGPPSAAQRGIPTKGLLDAVVYRQRGSDKKAQELSKALTPGQLPLLEDPEVLPGDESLSRCRGLYPYDLSAFSVAPPTPLRENSCPRPPPAPEGVVISEVASGHWTNHSLQRAFVELHGPPMTDLRGLVLSVFDQERSGTVIALPLTGSIDQDGVYIVGNVTGADQIFPEGSTVPARGAVVLCYDLFSVCRAGTALTNSSLRDVLVFSESQQLLSSLSTTRGRQVIPAVRSVEDGAVSLSRCSCCEVRSPSSWTSSSPTPHSTNLCPSPAFSSQIDLCLGPLSTDWQEQSGDCSGALIQGRRVADVADYLERRCHCGISALYLQGANFSCVSGWLRVWGNIHALSDHQKALIIQTSHTNPSLTQGDLCSAPTTDRYTSTASTLGLQIGLIIAVLLLLGLGAALFTYFYRRRRPLDYYTMELSEHAEGLSDL, encoded by the exons ATGTGGCTAACGTTAGCCTGCGCCGCCTGTCTCTGCCTGTTGGTGGCAGTCAGCGGCGAGCCCTGCCTCATCATCAGCGAGGTCAACGCCGACAACCCGCGCCTGGACACCACCGAGTTTGTGGAGCTGTATCACACCAGCGGACAGCGCGCCTCGCTGGACGGCTACACCCTCGTCTTCTACAACGGGAACGGAAATGTCGCCTACAAGGTGCTGGACCTCAAAGGCCACAGCACAGACGACCGAGGGTTTTTCCTGGTGGGCTCCGTGGACATGCTGCCCAAACCCGCCATCCTCCTGCCCCCGAACACGGTGCAGAACGGCCCGGACGCCATCGTCCTCTACCACACGTCTGCTGCCCGCTACAGCGAGAAGATGAACGTCACCTCTGCGGGAATGGTCGACGCCATCGTGTACATGACTCGCCGCACCGGGGGCGCGGAGTTCCTCGCCGAAACCCTGACGCCCGGAGAACCCGCCTTCGTTGAAGACGAGACGGCACTGGAGGGGGACGAGTCCATCGAGAGATGCCTGCTGTCCGAGGATCGCTGGGGCTTCCAGGTGTCCTCGCCGTCCCCCGGTCAGCGCAACAACTGCACGCCACCCGCTGCCCCGGCAACCAGCCCTGTCATCACTGAGCTGAAGCTGGGAGGAGGACAGGTGGACGGGTTTGTGGAGCTGACGGACGCTCCTGCCGCTGTTCCTctggtgctggtggtgctggaCGGGAAAACGGACCGGGTCAGCGTGAGCGTGGACGTGAAGGTGGAGACATCCTGGAACTCTTTGATCTCCGTGACCATCGAGAAGAAGTACATGAAAG GTGATGAGTCCGGCGCAGTGGCCATTTACAGCGGCAGAGCTTCAGACTTCCCCGTGGGCAGCCCCCTCAGCCAGTTACAGCCTCTGGATGCGTTTGTGTTTGCTGGACCTGGAGACAAGCCCAGTGCCAACCTCACGGAGACGCTCATCCCGGGCAGGCAGCCGTACCAACTCAGCAACAG tttgagaGAAGGAGGTTTCTATCTGAGTCGCTGTGGCGTTGCCTCCTGGTCCAGAGATCCTGGCGTCTTCTGGGAGGCTCCACAAACCCCTGGACTGCCCAACCAGTGTCCCTGGCCAAAGATCTGCCCTCACAGTAGTG TGATCCCAGGAGGCTCAGACTCACTGCCTCACCTCCCTCCGTGGGGGAACAGTGACTTCCTGATCAACGAGCTAAACACGGACACACCAGGTGCTGCCGAGGACGGCGAGTACATCGAGCTCTGGCACCCGTCAGGGCGCCGGGTGTCCCTGCAGGGGATCTGGATCCTGCTGTTCAGCGTGCACAACAACAAACCGTACAGGGAGATCAGCCTGAGTGGACACTTCACCACCTCTAAGGGCTACTTCCTGTTGGGCAGTGACCGGTTGGTGCCAGCGCCGTCGCTTCGCCTGCCTCCCAACACCATCCAGAATGGGCCGGACGCCGTGGCTCTGTACCGCAGCCCTTTTGGCCCGCCGTCGGCTGCACAGAGGGGGATTCCCACTAAAGGCCTGCTGGATGCAGTGGTGTACCGGCAGAGGGGGTCAGACAAAAAGGCGCAGGAGTTGAGCAAAGCTCTGACCCCGGGACAGCTGCCTCTGTTGGAGGATCCGGAAGTTCTGCCCGGGGATGAGTCTCTGAGCCGCTGCAGAGGCCTTTACCCGTACGACCTGTCTGCTTTTTCA GTGGCTCCGCCCACGCCCCTGAGAGAGAACAGCTGTCCTCGTCCGCCGCCTGCCCCCGAGGGCGTGGTCATCAGCGAGGTGGCCAGCGGCCACTGGACCAATCACAGCCTGCAGAGGGCGTTTGTGGAGCTGCACGGGCCTCCAATGACGGACCTGCGAGGCCTGGTGCTGTCCGTGTTTGACCAGGAGCGCAGTGGCACCGTCATCGCCCTGCCGCTGACCGGATCTATCGATCAGGATGGAGTTTACATCGTTGGCAATGTCACTGGAGCAG ATCAGATTTTCCCAGAGGGCTCCACGGTGCCGGCGCGGGGAGCGGTCGTCCTGTGCTACGACCTGTTCAGCGTCTGCAGAGCCGGCACCGCTCTCACCAACTCCAGCCTCAGAGACGTGCTGGTGTTCAGTGAAAGCCAGcagctgctctcctctctgtccaccACCAGAGGGAGACAAGTGATCCCAGCTGTCAG GTCGGTGGAAGACGGCGCCGTCTCGCTCAGTCGCTGTTCGTGCTGTGAAGTGAGAAGCCCCTCCTCCTGGACAAGCTCCTCCCCCACGCCTCACAGCACCAACCTCTGCCCGAGCCCGGCCTTTTCGAGTCAAATTGACCTTTGCCTCGGCCCGCTGTCCACGGACTGGCAGGAGCAGTCGGGAG ACTGCAGCGGCGCTCTGATCCAGGGAAGGAGAGTTGCTGATGTGGCCGACTACCTGGAGAGGAGGTGTCACTGTGGCATCTCTGCGCTGTATCTCCAAG GAGCCAACTTTTCATGTGTGTCCGGGTGGCTGCGAGTGTGGGGGAACATCCACGCGCTGTCCGACCATCAGAAGGCCCTGATCATCCAGACGTCGCACACGAACCCTTCATTGACTCAGGGagacctctgctctgctcccaCCACGGATCGATACACCAGCACag CCTCGACCCTGGGTTTACAGATAGGCCTGATAATcgccgtgctgctgctgctcggacTCGGAGCTGCTCTCTTCACATATTTCTACAGGAGGAG GCGTCCTCTGGACTATTACACCATGGAGCTGAGTGAGCATGCGGAGGGTCTGTCCGATCTATAA